The genomic region CATAGATGATGTGTTGGGCTAGATGAGTACGGTGAGCAAAAGAATGCTTCAGTTACAATGacgaaatatatataatataaactcACTTTGTCTCTATCCAACTTTAATATTTTAAGCTCCTCCTGAAAGGACTTGTTCAATTTCTGTTCCTCTGACATTTAAGTGTAGAATCAAATCGTTAGGCAACTTAAATATATAGACCAAAAATTACAATAACATTTAGATTCCAGATGAAGAATAAAAACCTTGGCATTTTAGCTGAATCTTTGCCAATCGAGCGCGTTCTTGCTCCATTTCCAACTTCAACTTTTCTATCTCAGCTGTATGTTGTACAGCATCTGCTGTTGGCCTATTTCTTCCATCAACTAAATCTGCAAGCTCCTAGAAGGCATTCATACATCTGTTGTCAAATTCACTCATCACTAAAAGTAAActtacaaaaaaatattaataaatcaaAGTTCCCAGATAAATAAGATTTTAATAGATATAGGACGAAATCAGGAAATTACTTAAATTCAGAAATCTAAGTTGTCATTACCTTCTCATTTCCttgtaaatttgaatttttagatTCCGTCTTACTTTGGGTTGTGAACTTATTCTGTCGATTGGGTGATTGGTCATTACTTCCCTGCACAAATATTTTAAAGCAGTCggcatgagtacttatgtatatGTACAGACCAGAAATGCACCGAAAAAAGGAATACTCATGATCAGATTACAACAGAAACATAGCATTCCCATAGTTGTGAAGGAGAAGAGATCAATATTCGAAGGCTAATAACATGCATTTCAAAACAGTACATAGATCTTAAAGTCCACTCTCACACATAACATAATATGTAAGAGAATATTGAGAAATGAGAAGAGACATATATACCACAAACAAATATTATAAAAAGAAAGAGCTTAAAGATCCTAATGGGGGATAAATCATTAAGTCAGGAGAGATTACAATGCCATAGCCTTTGAATGCATAGAAGTGGCAAAGATAATGCTATTTCATATTGGTAAGTATAAATctctataagaaaaaaaaatatatctttcaaaaaagtaaattaaaaagTGGATTCACTCAGGAAATAACCCTATCTTCCTGCTCAGAATTGAGGCTCACGAACTCTCAACTTAAAACTAAGACACAGCAAGGAATATGGAATTGCTCATCAAGCATCCTTCTCAATCACTAGTTAAATAAAATCTCATACAAATAAGCCAAATGTGTAGGTCTACCTTGACAGAATAAGTTCCACTTGTTGATGCTTCAGTTCTGGAGACTCTCAATGCAGCGCTAGTAGCATCCAAATGCTGTTTTAATGAGCCATTTTCTTTATTCAATCTAACAATGTGATCCTGTACAGTTGGAATGAGTGTGGTTAATCTAATCAAAGGCCATCAATTAAAAAAAGGGGCTAGTTAATTAACAATTAAGGTAAATTGTTAACTGACCATTTGAAACCTCCATGTGAGATACCacctatttaatatataattgtattatgcattgaagaaaaagaaatacccTCATGTTACAGGGGAAGGTGGAAAGGATAATAGCTCTAGATTTAGGAAGCAAAAAATCCAGAATttctaaagatatttttatttcaaaacgcAAAAGCTCAATAGAACCAAAAGTAAGAATGTATGCAGCAAAATGAAATAGATCATTCAGAAGAGACTAGTTCATGTATTCCATGAGTAAAAATCATACCTCCTTTTCTTTTAATAGAGCTGCATAGTTAACTGAAAGAGCTTTAATTTCTGCCTCTGATGCCTGAAGTCTCTTGATTTCTGCTTTGTATTGTTCTATCTACAAAAAGCACTGGAAAAATTGAATTGACATGTTTTTTTCTCTTACTCTACCAAAATGGCATCTTATTAACCAGCTGTAGTCAGTACTAAATATAAAAGCAGACTATCAACTCCCGAAAGGTTTCTGTGTAAAAAATCGTAAGAAAAGGTAACATATATCTCTTAAGTAACTAATTTTCTATAGACCAGTCTAGACAATGGTTCATTGGCAACTTCTTGAAgtacaataattaattaataatgagTTGATGACTTGATGACAACAAGAACCAAGCCTTTTTCTGACTTTTCTCACCGGAATGGCTTCCTCATAATCTAAGCTTAAAACTGGAGTGAGATGTCACACTGCCTCTAATTGTTCCAGTTTATATCTAAGCTTAATAAATAACATTAACTAAGCTTACAATGTTGACACTTAACAGTACGTTATaacactaatttaaaaaaaaacgttAGAATTAATTATCCATAAGCgtgataaattaaattataagcgAATAAGAAGCTCGTATATCTAAATACTGTCTTCTTCCATTTGTTTGTTTTCGATTTGATAATATCTCGTAAATCTATCTCTAGTCACTTTCTCTAATAATAATATCTCGTTAATCTCAATTGCATGAAAACTAAAACCCTAGAGCTAGCTCAATTCCAGAACCAGATTTATTTCCACCTAAGCTTATCAACGATTCGCGCGTTCATTCATTCACATTCCTCATAACAGCTTCCAGAACCTCAAACAGTTAAAAATgcttcagagagagagagagagagagagacctcGGAAAGAGACGGATGCGCGTGATCGGTGCCATTTGCGAGGGGACGAGATCTAACTGCCGGCGATTTGGAATGAGCGGAGCCGTGAGAATTCCGACGATCGGAGACGGCGGCAGGACTTCCGGCGTAGATGCTAAGGATTTCgtcatcgtcgtcgtcgtcgtgaACGTCGAGTGCGATCTTGTTCAAGTTCTCCTTCAAATTAGCAATGGTGCCCCacatctttcaaaattttcccaAATTTACATCAAatttgaaaaccaaaaataataataacaaaaataatcgaTGAagtattataataaatatattattagatGAATGGATAGAGATAGATGCATCTGTGATGATTGTGGAAtcgaatttgaaattgaaatgagTGAGAGTGAGGGAGCTACTTCCAATAATGGCAATGCAATTTCGGGATATTtgtgtttctcttttttttctgatGAGCTTAGATCTCAGATTTAAACGGAGAAGGAGACAAGTAAACAGAAAAAGAGAGGGACCCTTCTAAATTGTatttcttctcatttttttttcaaataaataaaatttgaattttattttattattattgacatttttttttaattttgagccACGTGGTGTGGTACGTCCAGGTGCAGCTACATTGAAGCTGAAGAGAAGTGTTTTGGCAGCAAATCGTTTTTCGGTTCTTTTtgtattttaccaaccaatatatTTTCCCTTTATATGTTATTTAAGTTTCTTATTtacttatatatattattagGTAAAAATTCGCAAGTAATTATTTTATGTAAAATTGATATTTAAGaactattaaataatttgataaatttaattaaattattatttaataatttttaattattaattttatataaaaataattatatttaaattttattttttaataattaagcaTGTGAAAAGTTGAAGTTAATTTTAAAGGATTTATCATATATTTTATTAGTACAAGACTACAAGTTTTACATTCATAGGAAGAttgataattaatattaaaattaaaaaaaaagtttataaaaATCCAAATTCCAAATCCAACTGGCATAGAATATTCAGTTGTTGACTATTCAGACACAATCACACAATTGACTACCCACCACTACATGCActattttaacaaaaaatctaAAAGAATATTCTTCTGGGTTTTTGGGGTAATCGGGTACAATTTGGGCTTTAGGCCCGTTTCTTCTGAAAAAAAAATGTGTTAGTTTCATTAACATTGGGGGTTTAGcacgtccaaaaaaaaaaaaaaaaaaaaaaaaacattgggGGTTTAGCACTTTAGCTATATATATAAATGGAGCATGCTCGTTCAGCTAACTGCTGCATCATCTTCTCTGCTTCTATTGTGTTAACGAATTTTAGGGTTTTCATTTAGTTGAAGCCGCAGCTACGTGTTCTTCGTTTTCTCTATTCTCAATTCATCGTTAGTTTATTCTAAGCTGAATAATTATAATAAGATAAGATGCTATGAAGAGAAACAAGGAAGGATGGTTAATTTCAACCATCGATTGCGGATTTATCTGCAACATGATCCCTTCCAAGTTATTATGGTTCGTATTCACTGAGCATCTTCTTCGTCCTTCATCCTTCATCGTTCATCAATAACAAACCCTAGTTTTTTTATTTCGTTGTTTaatttgagatttggaaatggaaTCAGTGAATCGAAGGTCCTATGGAGGATGCGCCATAAATCAGTGCGTGATTCTTCAAGTTTGCTTTCGTACATTGATCGATTCGATGTCTCGTTAACGAATCGAATGAGTTTTAATCGTTTGGTTCGGTTTAACGGTTAATTTAGATAATCGCACACATTTATGTAACTTAATTAGGTACTTAAGTGTTAATTAAGTAGCATTAGTATTTAATAAACCGAATGCGAAGATCCCAGCAGAGGGGCGAGTAGCTCTTCGTTAATGAGGCCTCTCTAACTATTACTATCAGTAACCTTCGCAGATTGATTTGCCGAATCGTAGGATTGCCAAAATGCTTCGTATTTTTGGTGCATCTGGAAAATTCGGCTACatccaaaaataaaacaaatcacTTCAATTTATTCAACTATAGCTAAATCCTTTATTACACTATGAGTTCAACTTTTTCAAGGTGAAAACGGTTATGTATTGTTTATAGGATTCTGTTAATGATGATCTAATCCCAAGTTCATAGATTCTGAATGAAGCGAGACGATTTTAGTCAGAATAAGTTTAATGAcacttaatataaaaaaataaaaataaaaaggtgaCATAATAAATTCAGGGGCAAATGACCCATATAAACCAAGCTGATTAGTACAATTCGAAATATACCCGGTGCTTGGTTTATATGGTCATTTGCCCTAAATTCAGTAATTATGTCAAGCTTTTATTGACAATTGACATCAAAATATCAATTGAAATATTATCTGAAAAAAAGAAGTACCTGCATTGTTGGGTTGCATCAAATAAATTAGAGTTAATAGAAAATGAAGGACCAAATATATATAGCAGAATTTTCTAATAAGTAGCAATGTAGCATTATGTGTAGAAGTGAGTTTTCTGTTTCTCTGGCCCTAGATCCACCTAGAGACATTCATATGAATGCTGAGAGCCTAACAGTAACTTCAAACCTTTTCAATTTTTCCCTTAGAGGCTAAAATTAAAGTACTCAGTAATAACTTAATAAGGCCAACTAGAACAAAGCCTTAATTGCTAAAATACATGGACAAAATTTATGTAACAGAAACTTATCCGGTGTAAAAAGGTGCTTTCCGGTTGTTATACACGTTGGAGCATCACCATAGTAAAGTTACAACAAAACAGCAAAACCTTTTCACCACTAAAATCTTCTGGGCTTGTTTTGCCTTTCTAATATACCACCAAGATTGGCCAATGCATCACTAAATTTTTGGATCTTGAGGAATCCCCTAATCATAGATGTTTCCCCCTGCGATAACTTTGCTTTCTCCATCACCATATTGATGAGTTCAATGAGTGTCTCCTCCCTGGACAAAGAACAAAGACCTTCTGCCAAGAAACAAAACGACGGGAACTCTGGCAATATTCCTTTCTCCAGCATCTCGACGGTGAAGTCGACAGCCTCTtgtatggaaccaccaccattacAAAGGCCGCGGAAAACGATTTTGTACGTTAAAGCATCCGGAGGATCAGCTTTCTCCATCATTTCTCTAAACAGCCTCATaccttcttttattctctttcttTTAAAGAGTGCTTGAAGCACCGGGTTATAAGTGCGCGGAGTCAAGACCATACCTTTCATCTGAACTGATCTGAGAAGCCTACTTGCAACCTCTGTCCTACCAGCCTTACACAGTCCTTGAACAAGGGTCCCATAGGTTACAATATCTGGTTCAATCCCATTTGAACTCATGGTCTGCACAATTTCAGCAGATTTCTTTATATCCCCATTTCGGCAATAGTGTGCAAGCATTGAATTATAAGTGTACTTATCCGGCTTTAATCCTTCCGTTATCATCTGATCCATAAGTTGTGCAGCTTCTTCTGTTCTTTTACTTTTGCACAGGCCATCAATGAGAGTGTTATAGGTTACTGAATTTCTTGACACACCCTCAAGCTCCATCTGGTCGAAGATCTCCTCAGCTTCTTTAATCCTTTTGTTCTTGCACAAACCATCAATCAGAGTATTGTACACTACCACATTCCTAGTGCAGCGATTTGCCTCCATTTCTTTAAGTAGCAACAAAGCTTCTTTAAGTTTCCTCTCGGAGCATAGGCTGTCAATCAATATACTGTATGTGAATTCATTCGGCCGACACCCTCCTTTCTTCATCTCCTTGAACAGCACCATAGCAATTTCGCGATTACTGGCCATGCAGAGGCCTTGTAGCAAAGTATTGAACGTGGAAACATTGGGCAAAATCCCCCAAGAAGTAAGCACGTGGACGAGTTTAGTGGCTGCCTCAACATGGTTCTCCTTGCACAGAGTGCTAATCAGCATGTTGTAAGTTTCAGTGTTCGGTGAACAATCCTTTGAAAGCATCTGCTCAAGAATCTCAACCGCCTCATCAACCTCGTCTGACCTACACAACCCAAAAATCAATGAGTTGTACGTGTGCACATCCAAGTCGAACCCTCTCTCGAGCATGAAATCCATCATCTCCAAAGCCTCCTTGATATTCCCAGTCTTGCACAATCCATTCACCAATGCATTTAGTGTAACTTGATTTGGGGAAAAACCTTCGTCAGAAACCCCGTCAATAAACCTCAACGCCTCCTCAACTCTCCCATCTTTGCAAAAACCATTCACGAGAACATTCACCGACACATTCGTCATCAGGCACCCAGACTCAACCATCTGTTCCTTGATCCTCAAGGCACCCTTCATGTCACCTTCCTCAATGAAACCCTGCATCAGTGTTGTGTATGTCATCTCATCTGGCACCAGACCATAACTCCCCATATCCTCAAGCATCAAAATTGCAGGTCTCAACTGATGCACCTTGCACAGAGCCTTAATTAAGATATTGAAAGTTGAAACATCAGATCTAACTCCATTATTAATCATCTTCGAATGCAAATTTTCCACTAGCCTAAGCTTTCCGCCTTCAACAAGAGCATTTAAAGCAATGTTATAAAAATGTGTATCAGGCTTCAAACCAAACTCATTTTCCATCAATTGGAAGAGTTCGATAATCCTTTCATGTGAGTTAAAATTAGCATAACTCTCAATGAAGATTATAAAAGTACTTGAATCGACAGTGCAATTTGTAGACTTCATTTCACCAAGTACATTTAACATTGAATCTAAGTAACCAACATTGCCAAGATGACGAAGGATTTCATTGTAGACGGTGAGATTGGGTGAGAAATTGGGCTGCTTTGCCGCCCATTGGAAGATGCGAATTGCAGACAACTCATCGTTTTGACAGCGCAAGAGATCAAGGAGTTCGGTGGGTGAGAAATTTGGTGGGAGCGGGTGTTGATGGTGTTGGGGTGTTATTGCGGAAGCTGAAGACGAAACTACAGAAACTTTGAACGTTTGAATGGAAGAAAAAGAAGGGGGAGTGAAGAGTTTTGGGTGAAGTTTTGTTGTTAGTGTGTGGGGGAGGAGAGGGTGGTGGTGGAAGTGAAGTGATGACAGAGCCATTGGCAATGGAAGCTACAGCAGCTCACAGGAGGTTGCAGTGCAGCAATGTTTGTTCAGAGTCTTCAATGTAATGCAGGATTGCATTGCACTGGTTGTGATTTACAATGCATGTTCTACTTTGAAGCTGTTTGGGTCCTGCATTTGCATGAAAACTTGCATTACTTTCTTTAAGTATTCTAAATCATTAGATAACTCCCAACCTATAAATCACATCATACATCACTTATTTAAAGAATATCGCTATCTCAGTAAATTTACAGTTAGTGAATACATATAGTTAGTTAGTGATATTATTAACATTGTCCCTTTTAATATCTAAACCAATAACTGTAATTTACAGTTTCTGATATCACTAACTATTTGAGTTATCACTAACTGATTTCAATGCCTTTGGCTTTATTCAATATGCAACCTGCCTAGGAAAATACCCATTtacaaattctaattaattactcAAAATCAGCGTAATTTTAAACAAATACTATATCGAATTATCAACAATTCAATATCAACTTTGAACTTCAGAAAAATTAACTAGCAAATAGATCAAACTAACAATTAACTTTTAATAGATATAAGAGATTTTTTAGAGATTAGAGATTCAAAACAATTTTTTGTACCTACGTGGCTAGAACGGCGACactggagagagaaagagaggagagCAGCGGCACAGCTACGAAGGAAAGAGCAGAGCGGATAAGGCACGGCGGCGGAGGCGAGGCAGAGGTGGCGAACGGCGAGGAGAAAAAGGGTGCTTCAGGCGGATAACGTAGTCTGCCTCCAACCTTCTAGCTCTCTTAGGCTGTTGCAGATATCACCGCGtctcttttcctcttcttcttcttttattattttttttttcttttatcttttcttagtCTTTAGacacaaaaacaaaaaatcatttaGTATGATTATAAATACATAATGTGTTATTATCTAATTATGTATATAATTCTTACTCTAATATTTTATTCATAATATTCTGAATAAATAATTGTCCAATttccaatttttaaaaaaaatgatttcttttttaaaaataattttccattttcaaaaattctattttatattattttattatatataatttaacNNNNNNNNNNNNNNNNNNNNNNNNNNNNNNNNNNNNNNNNNNNNNNNNNNNNNNNNNNNNNNNNNNNNNNNNNNNNNNNNNNNNNNNNNNNNNNNNNNNNNNNNNNNNNNNNNNNNNNNNNNNNNNNNNNNNNNNNNNNNNNNNNNNNNNNNNNNNNNNNNNNNNNNNNNNNNNNNNNNNNNNNNNNNNNNNNNNNNNNNNNNNNNNNNNNNNNNNNNNNNNNNNNNNNNNNNNNNNNNNNNNNNNNNNNNNNNNNNNNNNNNNNNNNNNNNNNNNNNNNNNNNNNNNNNNNNNNNNNNNNNNNNNNNNNNNNNNNNNNNNNNNNNNNNNNNNNNNNNNNNNNNNNNNNNNNNNNNNNNNNNNNNNNNNNNNNNNNNNNNNNNNNNNNNNNNNNNNNNNNNNNNNNNNNNNNNNNNNNNNNNNNNNNNNNNNNNNNNNNNNNNNNNNNNNNNNNNNNNNNNNNNNNNNNNNNNNNNNNNNNNNNNNNNNNNNNNNNNNNNNNNNNNNNNNNNNNNNNNNNNNNNNNNNNNNNNNNNNNNNNNNNNNNNNNNNNNNNNNNNNNNNNNNNNNNNNNNNNNNNNNNNNNNNNNNNNNNNNNNNNNNNNNNNNNNNNNNNNNNNNNNNNNNNNNNNNNNNNNNNNNNNNNNNNNNNNNNNNNNNNNNNNNNNNNNNNNNNNNNNNNNNNNNNNNNNNNNNNNNNNNNNNN from Arachis ipaensis cultivar K30076 chromosome B02, Araip1.1, whole genome shotgun sequence harbors:
- the LOC107622515 gene encoding golgin candidate 3-like, translating into MWGTIANLKENLNKIALDVHDDDDDDEILSIYAGSPAAVSDRRNSHGSAHSKSPAVRSRPLANGTDHAHPSLSEIEQYKAEIKRLQASEAEIKALSVNYAALLKEKEDHIVRLNKENGSLKQHLDATSAALRVSRTEASTSGTYSVKGSNDQSPNRQNKFTTQSKTESKNSNLQGNEKELADLVDGRNRPTADAVQHTAEIEKLKLEMEQERARLAKIQLKCQEEQKLNKSFQEELKILKLDRDKTSMEMTKIRDELNEKVSEIKRLQIELTRRESDVAGEAVDSLKRLVKTLEKENATLKMEKNEIEAALETSRKYIGVQVLDLMVRMLGFSDEDKQRIGAAQQGGKVRGVLGLPGRLVGGILRGSSTDTAASAGSNDQSIADLWVDFLLKETEEREKRESSTANTADPIEDSPDKGPNTVPAAPPISPFSNHRLGNRTASAFSINQKISVPPRISNFNSEFSTVPLTPSDEKPSSSDLLPRF
- the LOC107622466 gene encoding pentatricopeptide repeat-containing protein At3g53700, chloroplastic: MALSSLHFHHHPLLPHTLTTKLHPKLFTPPSFSSIQTFKVSVVSSSASAITPQHHQHPLPPNFSPTELLDLLRCQNDELSAIRIFQWAAKQPNFSPNLTVYNEILRHLGNVGYLDSMLNVLGEMKSTNCTVDSSTFIIFIESYANFNSHERIIELFQLMENEFGLKPDTHFYNIALNALVEGGKLRLVENLHSKMINNGVRSDVSTFNILIKALCKVHQLRPAILMLEDMGSYGLVPDEMTYTTLMQGFIEEGDMKGALRIKEQMVESGCLMTNVSVNVLVNGFCKDGRVEEALRFIDGVSDEGFSPNQVTLNALVNGLCKTGNIKEALEMMDFMLERGFDLDVHTYNSLIFGLCRSDEVDEAVEILEQMLSKDCSPNTETYNMLISTLCKENHVEAATKLVHVLTSWGILPNVSTFNTLLQGLCMASNREIAMVLFKEMKKGGCRPNEFTYSILIDSLCSERKLKEALLLLKEMEANRCTRNVVVYNTLIDGLCKNKRIKEAEEIFDQMELEGVSRNSVTYNTLIDGLCKSKRTEEAAQLMDQMITEGLKPDKYTYNSMLAHYCRNGDIKKSAEIVQTMSSNGIEPDIVTYGTLVQGLCKAGRTEVASRLLRSVQMKGMVLTPRTYNPVLQALFKRKRIKEGMRLFREMMEKADPPDALTYKIVFRGLCNGGGSIQEAVDFTVEMLEKGILPEFPSFCFLAEGLCSLSREETLIELINMVMEKAKLSQGETSMIRGFLKIQKFSDALANLGGILERQNKPRRF